From the Balneolales bacterium ANBcel1 genome, the window ACAACCTTTCCTGAAGCACATGAAATCGAGGTCGCGATCCGAAAGCTCCATCCGCCCATGAACCCATCATGCGAATACACCGAAGTCAGAAGCCGATGGCCCAGGCAGTAATAGCGTTAGGCTCCAACCTGGGCGACCGGGCGGCCCACATGTCCAAAGCCCGGGCCTTCCTCGGTTCGTTAAGCGAAAGCAGCCTGGTGGTATCGGCCATCTATGAGACCGAGCCCGTAGGCGAGGCTTCGACCCATATGTACTACAATGCCGTGTGCGCGTTTCAGACCCGGCTGGAACCGATGGAGCTCCTCGAAAAACTCAAGCGCTACGAGCAGGAGTACGGCCGGGATCCCTCCGCCCCTCGCTGGTCCAATCGGACGATCGACCTCGACATTATCGATTTCAACCGGGAAACCATCTCCAGACAGCGGCTTCAGGTTCCCCACCCGGAGTATACCCGGCGGCTTTTTGTATTGCTGCCACTTCAGGAGCTGTTCCCCGAATGGACCGACCTCCGGTCAGGTACGCCCATTTCCGACATGATCGCCTCCGCACCTAAAATTGATGTTTTTAAAAAAGGGGTAAATTGGTAGCTTTCCGTCCATGAATCAGTACGATTTCATAGCAATCGAAGGCGTGATCGGGGCAGGAAAAACCTCCCTGGCACGACTGCTTTCCGAACGCCACAACGCACGGCTGGTTCTGGAGCAGTTCGAGGAGAATCCGTTTCTGCCCGACTTCTACCGCGACCGCGAACGATACGCCTTTCAGACCCAGCTCGCTTTTCTTGCCAGCCGCTTCAAACAGCAGCAGGCCTTGCGCAGCCGCGACCTGTTCCAGGAAATGGTAATATCGGACTATCTGTTTGAAAAGGACCGAATTTTTGCCCGGCTTAATCTGTCGGGGGACGAGCTTGCCCTCTACGACAGCATCTATACCATTATGAACAGCATCGCCGCAAAAGCCGACCTGGTGGTGTTTATTCAATCTTCAGTGGACCGCCTCATGCAGAATATCAGTGACCGGGGAAGGCCGTATGAAAAGGAGATCAGCCGCTCTTACATCGAGGAACTCAACGACGCCTACAACCATTTCTTCTATCACTATACACGGTCACCGCTGCTGATT encodes:
- the folK gene encoding 2-amino-4-hydroxy-6-hydroxymethyldihydropteridine diphosphokinase, with amino-acid sequence MAQAVIALGSNLGDRAAHMSKARAFLGSLSESSLVVSAIYETEPVGEASTHMYYNAVCAFQTRLEPMELLEKLKRYEQEYGRDPSAPRWSNRTIDLDIIDFNRETISRQRLQVPHPEYTRRLFVLLPLQELFPEWTDLRSGTPISDMIASAPKIDVFKKGVNW
- a CDS encoding deoxynucleoside kinase, with the protein product MNQYDFIAIEGVIGAGKTSLARLLSERHNARLVLEQFEENPFLPDFYRDRERYAFQTQLAFLASRFKQQQALRSRDLFQEMVISDYLFEKDRIFARLNLSGDELALYDSIYTIMNSIAAKADLVVFIQSSVDRLMQNISDRGRPYEKEISRSYIEELNDAYNHFFYHYTRSPLLIINASEVDFVQDKQQLKYIEDQIFLEPIRSSTTHITPR